The window TCAGTTGCCGGAGGGGGCGACTCGGTTGCCCTGGCGACTCACCTGCCGGAGGGGGCGACTCGGTTGCCCTGGCGACTCACCTGCCGGAGGGGGCGACTCGGTTGCCCTGGCGGGCGACTCACCTGCCGACGGGACCACCCGCTCACCCCTGGCGACCAACTCACCTACCGGACGGGACCACCCGCCCACCCCGGCGAGCAACTCGCTTGCCGGAGGGGCGACTCAGTTGCCGGAAGGGACCACCCGCTCACCCCGGCGAGCAACCCGCTTGCCGGACGGGGCGACTCAGTTGCTCGGCGGGTGAACTCAGTTGCCGGAAGGGACCACCCGCTCACCCCGGCGAGCAACCCGCCTGCCGGACGGGGCGACTCAGTTGCTCGGCGGGTGAACTCAGTTGCCGGAAGGGACCACCCGCTCACCCCTGGCGAGCAACCCGCTTGCCGGACGGGGCGACTCAGTTGCTCGGCGGGTGAACTCAGTTGCCGGAAGGGACCACCCGCTCACCCCTGGCGAGCAACCCGCTTGCCGGACGGGGCGACTCAGTTGCTCGGCGGGTGAACTCAGTTGCCGGAAGGGACCACCCGCTCACCCCTGGCGAGCAACCCGCCTGCCGGACGGGGCGACTCAGTTGCTCGGCGGGTGAACTCAGTTGCCGGAAGGGACCACCCGCTCACCCCGGCGAGCAACCCACCTGCCGGACGGGGCGACTCAGTTGCTCGGCGGGTGAACTCAGTTGCCGGAAGGGACCACCCGCTCACCCCGGCGAGCAACCCACCTGCCGGACGGGGCGACTCAGTTGCTCGGCGGGTGAACTCAGTTGCCGGAAGGGACCACCCGCTCACCCCTGGCGAGCAACCCACCTGCCGGAGGGGGCGACTCAGTTACTTGGCGGGTGAACTCAGTTGCCGGAAGGGACCACCCGCTCACCCCTGGCGAGCAACCCACCTGCCGGAGGGGGCGACTCAGTTACTTGGCGGGTGAACTCAGTTGCCGGAAGGGACCGCCCGCTCACCCCGGCGAGCAACTCGCTTGCCGGAGGGGGCGACTCAGTTACTTGGCGGGTGAACTCAGTTGCCGGAAGGGGCCACTCGGTTGCCCCGGCGGGCGACTCGCTTGCCGGGGGGCGCGAACGTTGAAACCACTTGCCTGGCGGGGCGACTCGGTTGCCTGGTGGGGCGACTCGCGGTTAGCGGGGGAAGTCGTCGGCTACGGTGGCGGCCATTTCGAGGAGGGCCAGGCGGGTTTCGGGGGCCAGGCGGTCCAGTTCGATCTCCGCGCCCTCTTCCAGGTGCGGGTCGAACGGGATGCGGCAGACCGCGCGGCAGCGGGATCCGAAGTGCTGGGCCAGCTTGTCCAGGTCGACCGAGCCCGACTTCGGGCGCACCGAGTTGATCACCGCGACGGAGCGGGAGACCAGGTCGCGGTAGCCGTGGGCGTCGAGCCAGTCCAGGGTGGCCGAGGCGCTGCGGGCGCCGTCGACCGAACCGGACGAGACGATCACCAGCGAGTCCGCGATGTCGAGGACACCCTTCATCGCCGAGTGCATCAGTCCGGTGCCGCAGTCGGTCAGGACGATGTTGTAGAAGTGCTCCAGCAGAGTCACCGTGCGCCGGTAGTCCTGCTCGCTGAACGCCTCCGACACCGCCGGGTCCTGCTCGCTGGCCAGCACCTCAAGGCGCGACGGGCCCTGCGAGGTGTAGGCGCGGATGTCGCTGTAGCGGCGGATCCGGTCGGCGTCGCGCAGCAGGTGGCGGACGGTGGCGGTGGTCTCCAGCGGGATCTTCTGGCTCAGGGTGCCGCGGTCGGGGTTGGCGTCAACCGCGATGACCCGGTCGCCACGCAGCGACGAGAACGTCGAGCCGAGGGTGGTCGTCGTGGTGGTCTTGCCGACGCCGCCCTTGAGGCTGAGCATGGCGATCTTGTAGCACCCGCGCAGCGGCTGGTTGACCCGGCCGATGAGCTCACGCCTGCGCACGTCCGTCGGGCTCTCGCCCGGGTTGATCAGGTGGCCGCTGGCCACGAAGACAGCTTTGCGCCAACCGGACTGCGGCGCGCGCTTGTTCTGCTTGATCAGGCGGGCGGAGGACAGGTCGTGGCCGTGGCCGCCGTCCTGGGGCCTGCCCGCCTGCGGGTAGCCGTACTGCTGGCCCTGCGGGTAGGACTGGCCCACCTGGTGCGGGCCGGACTGTCCGGGGTTCACGTGGTGCGGACCGGACTGACTCGGGTTCACGTTGTGGGGACCCGACTGGTTCGGGTTCACATAGTGCGGACCCGACTGGCTCGCGCTCACCTGGTGGGGACCCGACTGGCCCGGGTTCACGTTGTGCGGGCCCGACTGGTTCGGGTTCACATAGTGGGGGCCG is drawn from Actinokineospora alba and contains these coding sequences:
- a CDS encoding MinD/ParA family ATP-binding protein, which encodes MTGRREESDLAWRPPNNGPETQGDGHDFGPSAELGVSHLDEDAATDSTGHPEASSAAEASQSGPHQVNAGQSGPHQVNPSQSGPHQVNPGQSGPHQVSASQSGPHQVNPSQSGPHYVNPNQSGPHNVNPGQSGPHQVSASQSGPHYVNPNQSGPHNVNPSQSGPHHVNPGQSGPHQVGQSYPQGQQYGYPQAGRPQDGGHGHDLSSARLIKQNKRAPQSGWRKAVFVASGHLINPGESPTDVRRRELIGRVNQPLRGCYKIAMLSLKGGVGKTTTTTTLGSTFSSLRGDRVIAVDANPDRGTLSQKIPLETTATVRHLLRDADRIRRYSDIRAYTSQGPSRLEVLASEQDPAVSEAFSEQDYRRTVTLLEHFYNIVLTDCGTGLMHSAMKGVLDIADSLVIVSSGSVDGARSASATLDWLDAHGYRDLVSRSVAVINSVRPKSGSVDLDKLAQHFGSRCRAVCRIPFDPHLEEGAEIELDRLAPETRLALLEMAATVADDFPR